One genomic window of Sodaliphilus pleomorphus includes the following:
- the rimO gene encoding 30S ribosomal protein S12 methylthiotransferase RimO, which produces MRKNKVDIISLGCSKNLVDSEHLIRQFQACGYTVAHNPKRVDGEIAVVNTCGFIRDAQEESINVILKLGQAKKAGKLRKLIVMGCLSERFLDELKQELPEVDKFYGKFNWKQMLNDLGKSYHEDIANERYVSTPGHYAYLKIAEGCNRFCAFCAIPLMTGRFKSEPIDDLLSEVRSLVSRGVKEFNVIAQDLSSYGLDLYGKMMLPELVDRMADIPGVEWIRLHYAYPTQFPYDLLPVMRAHDNVCNYLDIALQHASDKVLDAMQRHITRAEQEDLIATLRREVPGIHLRTTLMVGFPGEGEQEFQELMQFTRNMRFERMGAFAYSQEDGTFAAKHYDDNVPEQVKQERLKQLMDLQESISQEIQNEKVGKTLRVIVDREDDDYYVGRTQWDSPDVDPEVLISKRVPLTPGQFCQVKINEALPFELLGEAVQ; this is translated from the coding sequence ATGCGTAAAAACAAAGTTGATATAATTTCTCTGGGTTGCTCTAAAAATCTGGTCGACTCAGAGCACTTGATACGTCAGTTCCAAGCTTGTGGCTACACGGTAGCCCACAACCCAAAACGGGTTGACGGCGAGATTGCCGTGGTAAACACCTGTGGCTTTATCCGAGATGCGCAAGAGGAATCTATCAATGTGATTCTCAAGCTTGGTCAAGCCAAAAAAGCTGGCAAGTTGAGGAAACTCATTGTCATGGGCTGTCTCTCTGAGCGTTTTCTCGATGAACTCAAGCAGGAATTGCCCGAGGTCGACAAGTTTTACGGCAAGTTCAACTGGAAACAGATGCTCAACGACCTGGGCAAGTCCTATCATGAGGATATTGCCAACGAGCGGTATGTGTCGACTCCCGGCCATTATGCCTACTTGAAGATTGCCGAGGGGTGCAACCGCTTCTGTGCCTTTTGTGCTATCCCCTTGATGACGGGACGTTTCAAGTCGGAGCCTATCGATGACCTGCTGAGCGAGGTGCGCAGTCTCGTGAGTCGTGGCGTGAAGGAGTTCAATGTGATTGCACAAGACTTGTCCTCCTACGGCCTCGACCTGTATGGTAAAATGATGCTACCCGAGCTCGTCGACCGCATGGCCGATATACCTGGTGTGGAATGGATAAGATTGCATTATGCCTACCCCACACAGTTCCCCTACGACTTGTTGCCTGTCATGAGAGCGCACGACAATGTGTGCAACTATCTCGATATTGCCCTGCAGCATGCCAGCGACAAGGTGCTCGATGCCATGCAGCGTCACATCACCAGGGCCGAGCAAGAGGACTTGATTGCTACCTTGCGCCGTGAGGTGCCGGGCATACACTTGCGCACCACCTTGATGGTGGGTTTCCCTGGAGAAGGGGAGCAAGAGTTCCAAGAGCTCATGCAATTCACTCGCAACATGCGCTTTGAACGTATGGGCGCCTTTGCCTACAGCCAGGAGGATGGCACCTTTGCTGCAAAGCACTACGACGACAATGTGCCAGAGCAGGTGAAACAAGAGCGACTCAAGCAACTTATGGACCTGCAGGAAAGCATATCGCAAGAGATACAAAACGAGAAAGTGGGTAAGACGCTGCGCGTGATTGTTGATAGGGAAGACGACGACTACTATGTGGGACGCACCCAGTGGGACTCGCCCGATGTCGACCCCGAGGTGTTGATTTCTAAGCGTGTGCCTCTCACGCCAGGTCAATTCTGCCAAGTAAAAATCAACGAAGCCCTGCCCTTTGAGCTCCTGGGCGAAGCAGTACAATGA
- the nspC gene encoding carboxynorspermidine decarboxylase gives MMNLNTPYYIVYEDKLRHNLDIITDVANRAGVKIIMAFKANALWKTFPIFREYGISSTASSVNEMRLANDELHCKAHTYCPAYTPDTMRAFLQGSSHITFNSVAQYERFKAAVDASPCHISCGLRVNPMCSVIDTDIYNPSCPGSRFGVTADQLDYMPEGIEGLHFHALCESSSHDLEKVLVAVERQFGKFMPQLKWINMGGGHLMTRKGYDTDHLVGVLKAFKQRHPNLEVILEPGSAFCWQTGDLESTVVDIVENSGIKTAIVDVSFADHMPDCLEMPYKPAITQALSEVDHSKPTYRIGGNSCLSGDYVGDWSFEHPLEIGQQLTFEDMNHYTTVKTTMFNGLQHPDLVLQHSDGTREILRHFDYEDYKNRMD, from the coding sequence ATGATGAATCTTAATACACCATACTATATTGTATATGAAGACAAGCTAAGGCACAATCTTGATATCATCACCGACGTGGCCAACCGCGCCGGTGTGAAAATCATCATGGCATTTAAGGCAAATGCCTTGTGGAAGACCTTCCCGATATTCAGAGAATACGGGATAAGCTCCACGGCCAGCTCGGTCAACGAGATGCGACTGGCCAACGACGAGTTGCACTGCAAGGCTCACACCTACTGTCCGGCCTACACTCCCGACACCATGCGCGCCTTCTTACAGGGAAGCAGCCACATCACCTTCAACTCGGTAGCACAATATGAACGCTTCAAGGCTGCTGTCGATGCCAGTCCCTGCCACATAAGCTGCGGCCTGCGGGTTAATCCCATGTGCTCGGTCATCGACACCGACATCTACAACCCCAGTTGCCCCGGGTCGAGATTTGGCGTTACAGCCGACCAGCTCGACTACATGCCAGAGGGCATCGAGGGCTTGCATTTTCATGCCTTGTGCGAGTCATCGTCGCACGACCTCGAGAAGGTACTCGTTGCTGTCGAACGCCAATTCGGCAAATTCATGCCACAGCTCAAGTGGATCAACATGGGGGGCGGTCACTTGATGACTCGCAAGGGATATGACACCGACCATCTGGTGGGCGTGCTCAAAGCATTCAAGCAGCGTCACCCCAATCTTGAAGTGATACTTGAGCCTGGCAGCGCATTTTGCTGGCAAACAGGAGATTTGGAATCAACTGTGGTAGATATTGTTGAAAACAGCGGCATCAAGACCGCCATTGTAGATGTGTCGTTTGCCGACCACATGCCCGACTGCCTTGAGATGCCCTACAAGCCTGCAATCACTCAAGCGCTGAGTGAGGTAGATCACAGCAAACCCACCTACAGGATAGGCGGCAACTCGTGCCTGAGCGGTGACTATGTGGGCGACTGGAGCTTTGAGCACCCACTCGAGATCGGGCAGCAACTCACGTTTGAGGACATGAATCACTACACGACCGTAAAGACCACTATGTTCAACGGCTTGCAACATCCCGACCTCGTGCTACAGCACAGCGACGGCACACGCGAGATACTGCGTCACTTCGATTATGAGGATTATAAAAACAGAATGGATTAA
- the ahpC gene encoding alkyl hydroperoxide reductase subunit C, translating into MESIINQHAPEFTVQAFQDGNFKTVTSKDIEGKWALFFFYPADFTFVCPTELEDLQSKYDELKGMGVEVFSVSTDSHFVHKAWHDTSDRIGKLQYAMLADPLAVLSRGFGVYKEDEGVAYRGSFLVNPEGLVKLAEIQDNSIGRNADELVRKVRAALYVASHNGEVCPAKWQEGNETLKPSIDLVGKL; encoded by the coding sequence ATGGAATCAATTATCAATCAACACGCACCCGAGTTCACCGTACAAGCATTCCAAGACGGCAACTTTAAGACAGTGACCAGCAAAGATATCGAGGGCAAGTGGGCCTTGTTCTTCTTCTATCCTGCCGACTTCACCTTTGTGTGCCCCACAGAGCTGGAAGACCTGCAGAGCAAGTATGACGAACTGAAGGGCATGGGAGTAGAAGTGTTCAGCGTGAGCACCGACAGCCACTTTGTGCACAAAGCCTGGCACGACACTTCCGACCGCATAGGCAAGCTGCAATATGCCATGCTCGCCGACCCACTGGCAGTGCTGTCTCGAGGCTTCGGCGTCTACAAGGAGGATGAGGGCGTAGCCTACCGGGGCTCATTCCTGGTTAATCCCGAAGGACTTGTGAAACTGGCCGAGATCCAGGACAACAGCATCGGCCGCAATGCCGATGAGCTGGTGCGCAAAGTGCGCGCTGCCTTGTATGTGGCCAGCCACAATGGCGAGGTGTGCCCGGCAAAGTGGCAGGAAGGAAATGAGACCCTCAAACCAAGTATCGACCTCGTGGGAAAACTCTAA
- a CDS encoding 3'-5' exonuclease: MIKIAIDKHLINDMELVTFPGQIHVVDSMLTVNAAVNVLRHAAIVGFDTETRPSFKKGVHHKLALIQLSTPDECFLFRVNKIGVPLKLAEYLADPACKKVGLSTHDDFNGLSHVSDCKPAGFVEIQDLVGKFGIADISLQKIYAILFQKKISKGQRLTNWEADPLSPAQQQYAAIDAWACINIYNYLESGCYNPELSPYIVSEVTECHE, translated from the coding sequence ATGATTAAAATTGCAATCGACAAACACCTCATCAACGATATGGAGTTGGTTACCTTTCCAGGTCAAATTCATGTAGTTGATTCTATGCTCACTGTCAATGCCGCGGTCAATGTGCTTCGCCACGCGGCCATTGTGGGCTTCGACACCGAAACACGTCCGTCGTTTAAAAAGGGTGTACATCACAAGCTCGCATTGATTCAGCTCTCTACACCCGATGAATGCTTCTTGTTTAGAGTCAACAAGATAGGCGTTCCTTTGAAATTGGCCGAATATCTTGCCGACCCTGCCTGCAAGAAGGTGGGGCTGTCGACACACGACGACTTCAACGGCTTGAGCCATGTGAGTGACTGCAAGCCTGCTGGTTTTGTCGAGATACAAGACCTCGTGGGCAAGTTTGGCATTGCCGACATCAGCTTGCAAAAGATATATGCCATATTGTTTCAAAAGAAAATAAGCAAGGGCCAGCGCTTGACCAACTGGGAGGCCGATCCTCTCTCGCCTGCCCAACAGCAATATGCCGCTATCGACGCCTGGGCGTGTATCAATATCTACAATTATCTTGAAAGCGGGTGCTACAACCCTGAGCTTTCACCCTATATCGTGAGCGAAGTGACCGAATGCCATGAATAA
- the tgt gene encoding tRNA guanosine(34) transglycosylase Tgt, with amino-acid sequence MNYEVIATNNDTQARAGLITTDHGQIETPIFMPVGTVGAVKAVHMSELRNDIKAQIILGNTYHLYLRPGMDVIEHAGGLHKFNGWEKPILTDSGGFQVFSLAANRKLKDEGVYFRSHIDGSKHLFTPEKVVDIQRTIGSDIMMALDECPPGQSEYDYARKSLRLTQSWLKRGWKHFNETEPHYAHRQAFFPIVQGCTFKDLRQDSAKFVADLGAEGNAIGGLAVGEPTEVMYDMIEVVNEILPHNKPRYLMGVGTPANILEAIDRGVDMMDCVMPTRNGRNGMLFTQHGTMNMRNKKWAYDFSPIQEDGASVVDTAYSKAYLRHLFIAQEILAMQIASIHNLAFYLWLVREARKHIIAGDFKSWKTTMVENVTRRL; translated from the coding sequence ATGAACTACGAGGTCATAGCGACTAACAACGACACCCAAGCCCGCGCCGGGCTCATCACTACCGATCACGGTCAAATCGAGACTCCCATATTTATGCCGGTGGGCACAGTGGGAGCGGTAAAAGCGGTGCACATGAGCGAGCTGCGCAACGATATCAAAGCACAAATCATACTGGGCAACACCTATCATCTTTACTTGCGCCCTGGCATGGACGTGATAGAGCATGCAGGCGGTCTTCACAAGTTCAACGGCTGGGAGAAGCCCATCTTGACCGATAGCGGCGGTTTCCAGGTGTTCTCGTTGGCGGCCAATCGCAAGCTCAAGGACGAGGGTGTATACTTCAGAAGCCACATCGATGGCTCTAAGCACCTCTTCACACCAGAGAAGGTGGTCGACATACAGCGCACGATAGGCAGCGACATCATGATGGCTCTCGACGAGTGTCCGCCAGGCCAATCAGAATATGACTACGCACGCAAGTCGCTGCGCCTCACCCAGAGCTGGCTTAAGCGAGGATGGAAGCACTTCAACGAGACAGAACCGCACTACGCACACCGCCAGGCGTTTTTTCCCATTGTACAAGGATGCACATTCAAAGATCTGCGGCAAGACAGTGCCAAGTTTGTCGCCGACCTGGGCGCCGAGGGCAACGCCATAGGCGGCCTGGCCGTGGGCGAGCCCACCGAGGTGATGTACGACATGATTGAGGTGGTCAACGAGATACTTCCTCACAACAAACCTCGCTACTTGATGGGCGTGGGCACACCCGCCAACATTCTGGAAGCCATCGACCGCGGTGTCGACATGATGGACTGTGTGATGCCCACACGCAATGGCCGCAACGGCATGCTGTTCACCCAGCACGGCACGATGAACATGCGCAACAAGAAATGGGCCTACGACTTCAGCCCGATTCAAGAAGACGGCGCCTCGGTTGTAGACACGGCCTACTCCAAGGCCTACCTGCGCCACCTCTTCATTGCCCAGGAGATACTGGCCATGCAGATTGCCAGCATCCACAACCTGGCATTTTACCTGTGGCTGGTGCGCGAGGCCCGCAAGCACATCATTGCCGGCGACTTCAAGTCGTGGAAAACGACAATGGTAGAAAACGTGACACGCAGATTATAG
- a CDS encoding FprA family A-type flavoprotein: MSITNFAPGVHYVGVNDRTTELFEELWMIPLGVTYNSYLIVGNEKTALIDTVAEGFYLELEANIKAVLGDRRLDYIVVNHMEQDHSGSIELLKKEYPEVTIVGNAKTADMLNGFYGINQGVHIVKDGDSLDLGGKTLTFYMTPMLHWPETMMTYLTQEGVLFSGDAFGCFGALAGAVVDSDLNPGMYWMEMYRYYAAIVAKYGISVKNAMKKLAALNLQYIASTHGPVWHDNLQRVVGIYADLAEWKAEKGVVVAYASMHGNTAKAAELVARRLAEKGVKNVVLQNLSNNDISYVLMNMARYNGIIIGGTTYNAEINPRVALLLRALKGSNAQNRIVGCFGCYSWAPGVTKKMMTALDGLKVTTLEPVEFKQSVGADDLSSLNALADAMASKI; encoded by the coding sequence ATGTCAATCACCAACTTTGCTCCAGGCGTGCACTACGTAGGCGTCAACGACCGCACCACCGAGCTATTTGAAGAACTGTGGATGATACCCCTGGGTGTCACCTACAACTCATATCTCATCGTAGGAAACGAGAAAACTGCGCTCATCGATACAGTGGCCGAAGGCTTCTATCTTGAGCTGGAAGCCAACATCAAGGCTGTGCTGGGCGACCGGCGACTTGACTACATCGTAGTCAACCACATGGAACAGGATCACTCTGGCAGCATAGAATTGCTGAAAAAGGAGTATCCCGAGGTCACTATCGTGGGCAATGCCAAGACGGCCGACATGCTCAACGGGTTCTACGGAATAAACCAAGGCGTGCATATTGTGAAAGACGGCGACTCGCTCGACCTGGGGGGCAAGACACTCACCTTCTACATGACCCCTATGCTGCACTGGCCCGAAACGATGATGACTTATCTCACACAAGAGGGAGTTTTGTTCTCGGGCGATGCATTCGGATGCTTTGGCGCTCTGGCAGGTGCCGTTGTCGACAGTGACTTGAACCCTGGCATGTACTGGATGGAGATGTACCGCTACTATGCAGCTATTGTAGCCAAATACGGCATATCGGTAAAAAATGCAATGAAAAAACTGGCAGCCCTCAACCTGCAATACATTGCATCGACCCACGGGCCCGTGTGGCACGACAACTTGCAACGCGTGGTGGGCATCTATGCCGACCTGGCCGAGTGGAAGGCCGAGAAGGGTGTTGTCGTGGCCTATGCCTCGATGCACGGAAACACAGCCAAGGCTGCCGAACTTGTAGCTCGCCGCCTGGCCGAAAAAGGCGTGAAAAATGTGGTGCTGCAAAACCTGAGCAACAACGACATCTCCTATGTGCTCATGAACATGGCACGATACAATGGCATCATCATAGGTGGCACGACCTACAATGCCGAGATAAATCCTCGCGTGGCCCTCTTGCTGCGCGCCTTGAAGGGCAGCAACGCGCAAAACCGCATCGTTGGATGCTTCGGTTGCTACTCGTGGGCACCTGGCGTGACCAAGAAGATGATGACCGCCCTCGACGGACTCAAGGTAACCACCTTGGAGCCTGTTGAGTTCAAGCAATCGGTAGGTGCCGACGACCTCTCCAGCCTCAATGCCCTCGCCGATGCAATGGCCAGCAAGATCTGA
- the ahpF gene encoding alkyl hydroperoxide reductase subunit F — protein sequence MIEPQVLNQVKGVLAKLSTTFTFVVERNLNDEKTTSYCNFVEDVASCSKLITVQYREGRNFKFSIARNGKDTGISFSGIPNGHEFTSLLLALLNGDGQGRNLPDAALTRRIKALQGDMQLKTYVSLTCTNCPDVVQALNVMALLNPAISNETVDGALHQDEIEKLNIQAVPSVYINGDLLHVGRGTLGELLDEIEEHMGVASQAPGTANQHAADLIVLGAGPAGVAAAIYAARKGQNVALVAQRIGGQVNDTTGIENVISVAKTTGSQLAADLATHLAEYNIAVFNNRRVAHVDLTGKLKRVETRGGETILAPKVIIATGAGWRRLGLPDEDKYIGHGIHFCPHCDGPFYKGKNVAVIGGGNSGAEAAIDLAGTCKHVTLVEFSDKLKADDVLQQKLQNMPNVDIITHCQTIGLTGDGSKLTGIDVRDLKSGNEQHMALDGVFVQIGLKPNSDLFKGKIEMTPHGEIVVDDRNHTSMQGVYAAGDVTTTPFKQIMIAMGEGAKAALSAFEDSLYQTQDE from the coding sequence ATGATCGAACCACAAGTACTAAATCAGGTAAAAGGGGTGCTGGCCAAGCTCAGCACCACCTTTACTTTTGTTGTAGAGCGCAACCTTAACGACGAGAAAACGACAAGTTATTGCAATTTTGTTGAAGACGTAGCCTCGTGCAGTAAACTCATCACGGTGCAATATCGAGAGGGGAGAAACTTCAAGTTCTCGATTGCACGCAACGGCAAGGACACTGGCATTTCATTCAGCGGCATACCAAACGGACATGAGTTCACCTCGTTGCTGCTGGCGCTGCTCAATGGCGACGGCCAGGGCCGCAACCTGCCCGATGCCGCACTCACCCGGCGCATTAAGGCTCTACAAGGCGACATGCAACTCAAGACCTACGTCTCGCTCACATGCACCAACTGCCCCGACGTGGTGCAGGCTCTCAATGTGATGGCGCTGCTCAATCCCGCTATCAGCAACGAGACCGTCGACGGCGCCCTACACCAGGATGAAATCGAGAAGCTCAACATCCAGGCAGTGCCCTCGGTCTACATCAATGGCGACTTGCTGCACGTGGGCCGCGGCACCCTGGGTGAACTGCTGGATGAAATCGAAGAGCACATGGGAGTTGCCTCTCAAGCTCCCGGCACTGCCAACCAGCACGCCGCCGACCTTATTGTGCTCGGTGCAGGACCGGCAGGTGTGGCCGCAGCCATCTATGCAGCGCGCAAGGGGCAAAATGTGGCCCTCGTGGCCCAACGCATAGGCGGCCAGGTGAATGATACCACCGGCATTGAAAATGTAATCTCGGTGGCTAAGACAACCGGCTCACAGCTGGCTGCCGACCTGGCCACACATCTTGCTGAATACAACATAGCTGTTTTTAACAACCGACGTGTCGCCCACGTCGACCTCACAGGAAAATTGAAGCGAGTGGAGACACGTGGCGGCGAGACCATTCTGGCACCCAAAGTAATCATTGCAACGGGAGCAGGATGGCGACGTCTGGGCCTGCCCGACGAGGACAAGTATATAGGCCACGGCATACACTTCTGCCCACACTGCGACGGTCCCTTCTATAAAGGGAAAAATGTAGCCGTGATTGGGGGCGGCAACAGTGGCGCCGAGGCGGCAATCGACCTGGCCGGCACTTGCAAGCACGTGACCCTCGTGGAATTTAGCGACAAGCTTAAAGCCGATGACGTGTTGCAGCAAAAACTGCAGAACATGCCCAACGTTGACATCATCACCCACTGTCAAACCATAGGGCTCACCGGCGATGGCAGCAAGTTGACTGGCATCGACGTGCGCGACCTCAAGAGCGGAAATGAGCAGCACATGGCACTCGACGGTGTGTTTGTACAGATAGGGCTAAAGCCCAACAGCGATTTGTTTAAAGGCAAAATCGAGATGACACCACACGGGGAGATCGTTGTCGACGACCGCAACCACACATCGATGCAGGGCGTGTATGCCGCAGGCGATGTCACAACAACGCCGTTCAAGCAAATCATGATTGCCATGGGCGAAGGAGCCAAAGCCGCACTGTCGGCATTTGAAGACAGCCTGTACCAGACTCAAGATGAGTAG
- the ftsY gene encoding signal recognition particle-docking protein FtsY: protein MGFFNKFFSKEKKETLDNGLDKTRQGMFSKLKHAIAGKSKIDDDVLDELEEVFVTSDVGVETTLKIIDRIQQRVARDHYVGTSELNDLLCDEITKLLADNNNADMEDFTVPADKKPYVIMVVGVNGVGKTTTIGKLAYQFKKAGNRVVLGAADTFRAAADEQLEIWGQRVGVPVIHHDHYEDEEKKDPNKHPDPAAVAYKAVAKAKEENADVVIVDTAGRLHNNVNLMNQLTKMKNVMKKVLPEAPHEILLVIDGSTGQNAFEQAKQFVAATEVNALAVTKLDGTAKGGVVIGISDQFQIPVKYIGLGEGIEDLQIFRKNEFVKSLFGKKD from the coding sequence ATGGGTTTTTTCAACAAGTTCTTCTCCAAAGAGAAAAAAGAGACGCTCGACAACGGCCTCGACAAGACACGCCAAGGCATGTTCAGCAAGCTCAAGCATGCCATAGCCGGCAAGTCAAAGATCGACGACGACGTGCTCGATGAGCTCGAGGAGGTTTTTGTCACCAGCGATGTGGGCGTTGAAACCACATTGAAGATCATCGACCGCATTCAGCAGCGTGTGGCCCGCGACCACTATGTGGGCACCAGCGAGCTCAACGACCTGCTGTGCGACGAAATTACCAAGTTGCTGGCCGACAACAACAATGCCGACATGGAAGATTTCACTGTGCCTGCCGACAAAAAGCCCTATGTGATCATGGTGGTGGGCGTGAACGGCGTGGGCAAGACGACCACGATAGGCAAGCTGGCCTACCAGTTTAAGAAAGCCGGAAACCGTGTGGTGCTGGGTGCTGCCGACACTTTCCGTGCCGCTGCCGACGAGCAGCTCGAGATATGGGGGCAGCGCGTGGGCGTGCCCGTGATACATCACGACCACTATGAAGACGAGGAGAAGAAAGACCCCAACAAGCATCCTGACCCTGCAGCTGTGGCCTACAAGGCCGTGGCCAAGGCTAAAGAGGAAAATGCCGATGTTGTGATTGTGGACACGGCTGGCCGTCTTCACAACAATGTGAACTTGATGAACCAGCTCACCAAGATGAAAAATGTGATGAAGAAGGTGTTGCCCGAGGCACCCCACGAGATATTGCTGGTTATTGACGGCTCGACGGGCCAGAATGCCTTTGAGCAGGCCAAGCAGTTTGTGGCTGCCACCGAGGTCAACGCTCTTGCGGTGACTAAGCTTGACGGCACTGCCAAGGGTGGCGTGGTGATAGGCATAAGCGACCAGTTCCAGATTCCTGTGAAATACATAGGGTTGGGCGAGGGCATCGAAGACTTGCAGATTTTCAGAAAGAACGAGTTTGTGAAATCACTATTTGGAAAGAAAGACTAA
- a CDS encoding LptF/LptG family permease: MPAAIKERKPHKRLVKHLDTFIIKQFLGTFFFIIILVMAIVIMFDINEKLDAMLTAPLKETVFKYFMNFLPYIAAQFAPLFVFIAVIFFTSRLADRSEITAILSAGVSFGRLTVPYLVSAAVITAGMLYLSLYVIPPANVKRIEYTNQWVKNKRVDYGDNIQLQVRRGVMMHMARYDNITKHGSRISVEEFKGNALKSRLTASDATYDTLGRWKLTDYEMRHFDGLNETMRRGNNLDTTLNIDPKDFLIAKNDQEMLTSPELKKYIDSQKKRGAANIQQFEIEYERRYAMSAAAFILTIIGLSLSSRKVRGGIGLNIGIGLALSFSYILFMQVTQTFAVSGYTSPRVAMWIPNIIYSIIAIVLYKRASR, translated from the coding sequence ATGCCTGCAGCCATAAAAGAGAGAAAGCCCCACAAGCGCCTGGTGAAGCACCTCGACACATTCATCATCAAGCAATTTTTGGGCACCTTCTTCTTTATCATCATTCTCGTGATGGCCATTGTCATTATGTTTGACATCAATGAGAAGCTCGATGCAATGCTCACAGCGCCGCTCAAGGAGACTGTTTTTAAGTATTTCATGAACTTCCTGCCCTACATAGCCGCCCAGTTTGCCCCATTGTTTGTCTTCATTGCAGTAATATTTTTCACATCACGGCTGGCCGATCGCAGCGAGATTACTGCCATACTCTCGGCAGGCGTGAGCTTCGGCAGGCTTACGGTACCCTACTTAGTGTCGGCAGCAGTGATAACGGCAGGTATGCTCTATCTCTCGCTCTACGTGATTCCGCCAGCCAACGTGAAACGCATCGAGTATACCAACCAGTGGGTAAAAAACAAGCGCGTGGACTATGGCGACAACATTCAGCTGCAAGTGCGACGCGGCGTGATGATGCACATGGCACGCTACGACAACATCACCAAGCATGGGTCGCGCATATCGGTAGAGGAGTTCAAGGGCAACGCGCTCAAATCACGCCTCACAGCAAGCGACGCAACCTACGACACCCTGGGGCGCTGGAAGCTCACCGACTACGAGATGCGCCACTTCGATGGGCTGAACGAGACCATGCGCCGAGGCAACAACCTCGACACTACATTGAATATTGACCCCAAAGACTTCTTGATTGCCAAAAACGACCAGGAAATGCTCACCTCGCCCGAGTTGAAGAAATATATCGACTCGCAGAAGAAGCGCGGTGCTGCCAACATCCAGCAATTTGAGATCGAGTATGAGCGCCGTTACGCCATGAGTGCAGCCGCATTCATCCTCACCATCATAGGTTTGTCGCTGTCGTCGAGAAAGGTGCGCGGTGGCATAGGGCTCAACATAGGCATAGGACTCGCCTTGAGCTTCTCCTACATTCTTTTCATGCAAGTGACACAGACTTTTGCTGTGAGCGGCTACACCTCGCCACGCGTAGCCATGTGGATACCAAACATCATCTATAGTATCATCGCCATAGTACTCTACAAGAGGGCTTCGCGATAG